One Pleurocapsa sp. PCC 7327 DNA segment encodes these proteins:
- a CDS encoding phosphoketolase yields the protein MTVAPSQLPIEQSPLSAEELRKIDAYWRACNYLAVGMIYLQDNPLLKEPLKSEHIKYRLLGHWGSSPGLSFTYIHLNRLIKKYDLNMIFIAGPGHGAPGVLAPIYLEGTYSEIYPDRSEDEEGMKKFFKQFSFPGGIGSHCTPEMPGSIHEGGELGYSLSHAYGAAFDNPDLIVACVVGDGEAETGALATAWHSNKFLNPIRDGAVLPILHLNGYKIANPTILARIAPEELESLFVGYGYTPYVVECPEGEDVAVSHQKMAAALEHCINQIRSIQEEARRTGEAKRPRWPMIILRSPKGWTGPKEVDGHKVEGFWRAHQVPMGEMHSNPHHLKLLEDWMRGYRPEELFDEKGKLIPELKELAPVGHRRMSANPITNGGLVRKELRLPDFRDYAVEVSKPGATEVEPTRVLANFLRDVMRNNPDNFRLFGPDETASNRLNGVYEVTKKTWMAEFKPEDLDGSELSRDGRVMEMLSEQTLEGWLEGYLLTGRHGLFNTYEAFVHIIDSMFNQHAKWLDVSRHEVPWRVPISSLNILLSSTVWRQDHNGFSHQDPGFIDVVTNKSAEVTRIYLPPDANCLLSVADHCLRSTGYVNVIVADKQKHLAYLTMDEAIKHCSKGIGIWDWASNDDRGVEPDIPDVIMACCGDIATQESLAATAILRQEFPQLKVRFINVVDLFKLQSDTEHPHGLSNRDFDTLFTPDKPVIFNFHGYPWLIHKLAYRRTNQERIHVRGYKEKGNINTPLELAIENQIDRFNLVIDVIDRVPKLQSAAAHAKERMKNQIIENLHYAREHGIDKPEILNWKWS from the coding sequence ATGACAGTAGCGCCTAGCCAACTTCCAATCGAGCAAAGTCCGCTTTCCGCCGAAGAACTGCGCAAAATAGATGCTTACTGGCGTGCCTGTAACTATCTTGCCGTCGGAATGATCTATCTGCAGGACAATCCACTGCTAAAAGAACCCCTCAAGTCCGAACACATCAAATATCGCCTGTTGGGACATTGGGGATCGAGTCCCGGTCTGAGCTTCACTTACATCCATCTCAATCGCTTAATTAAAAAATACGATCTCAATATGATTTTCATCGCCGGACCCGGTCACGGTGCTCCGGGCGTTCTCGCTCCCATCTATCTAGAGGGAACCTACTCCGAGATTTATCCCGACAGAAGCGAGGATGAGGAAGGGATGAAAAAGTTCTTCAAACAGTTTTCCTTCCCTGGCGGAATTGGCAGTCACTGCACCCCCGAAATGCCCGGCTCGATTCACGAAGGAGGGGAGTTAGGTTATAGTCTCTCTCATGCCTACGGTGCTGCTTTTGACAATCCAGATTTGATTGTTGCCTGCGTTGTTGGAGATGGCGAGGCTGAAACGGGCGCATTAGCCACAGCTTGGCACTCCAACAAGTTTCTCAACCCCATCCGCGATGGCGCCGTACTACCCATCTTGCATTTAAATGGCTACAAAATCGCTAACCCAACTATCCTGGCACGCATCGCGCCAGAGGAGTTAGAGAGTCTGTTCGTCGGATATGGCTATACTCCCTACGTAGTGGAATGTCCGGAAGGCGAAGATGTCGCTGTCTCGCATCAAAAAATGGCTGCTGCCCTAGAACACTGCATCAACCAGATTCGTTCCATCCAGGAGGAAGCTCGCCGAACTGGCGAAGCTAAGCGTCCGCGCTGGCCCATGATTATTTTGCGCTCTCCTAAAGGCTGGACGGGACCGAAAGAAGTGGACGGTCATAAGGTGGAAGGCTTCTGGCGCGCCCATCAAGTTCCCATGGGAGAAATGCACAGCAACCCCCATCATCTGAAGCTGTTGGAAGATTGGATGCGCGGCTATCGACCTGAAGAATTGTTTGATGAAAAGGGCAAGTTGATTCCCGAATTAAAGGAACTCGCACCCGTCGGTCATCGCCGCATGAGTGCCAACCCGATTACCAACGGCGGTCTGGTACGTAAAGAACTGCGCCTGCCCGATTTTCGCGACTATGCCGTTGAAGTGTCCAAACCGGGTGCGACTGAGGTGGAACCGACGCGAGTTCTCGCCAATTTTCTGCGCGACGTGATGCGCAATAATCCAGATAATTTCCGGCTGTTTGGACCCGACGAAACCGCGTCGAATCGCCTTAACGGCGTCTACGAAGTTACCAAAAAAACCTGGATGGCAGAATTCAAACCAGAAGACCTCGACGGCAGCGAACTATCCAGAGATGGTCGCGTAATGGAAATGCTCAGCGAACAAACCCTAGAAGGTTGGCTGGAGGGATACCTTCTCACCGGACGACACGGTTTGTTTAACACTTACGAGGCTTTTGTCCACATCATCGATTCCATGTTTAACCAGCATGCCAAGTGGCTCGACGTCTCCCGGCATGAAGTTCCCTGGCGAGTACCTATCTCATCGCTGAATATCTTGCTTTCTTCCACCGTCTGGCGGCAAGACCATAACGGCTTTAGCCATCAAGACCCCGGTTTTATCGATGTGGTGACTAACAAGAGTGCCGAAGTTACCCGCATCTATTTGCCCCCCGATGCGAACTGCTTGCTTTCCGTTGCCGATCATTGTTTGCGCAGCACTGGCTATGTCAATGTAATCGTCGCAGACAAGCAGAAACATCTTGCCTATCTGACGATGGATGAAGCAATTAAGCACTGTAGCAAAGGGATTGGGATTTGGGATTGGGCAAGTAACGACGATCGCGGCGTTGAACCCGATATTCCCGATGTTATCATGGCTTGCTGCGGAGATATCGCGACTCAGGAATCTTTGGCAGCAACGGCTATCTTGCGCCAAGAATTTCCCCAACTCAAGGTTCGCTTTATTAACGTGGTCGATCTGTTTAAACTGCAATCAGACACCGAACATCCCCACGGCTTATCAAATAGGGATTTCGACACCCTTTTTACCCCGGATAAACCAGTCATTTTCAATTTCCACGGCTATCCCTGGCTGATTCACAAGTTAGCCTACCGCCGTACCAATCAAGAGCGCATTCACGTGCGCGGTTATAAAGAAAAAGGTAATATCAATACGCCGCTCGAATTGGCGATCGAAAATCAGATCGATCGCTTTAATCTGGTTATCGATGTTATCGATCGCGTTCCTAAATTACAATCTGCTGCTGCCCACGCCAAAGAGCGCATGAAGAACCAGATTATCGAGAACCTTCATTACGCTCGCGAACATGGCATTGACAAGCCTGAAATTCTCAACTGGAAGTGGTCGTAG
- the gap gene encoding type I glyceraldehyde-3-phosphate dehydrogenase: MTVKIGINGFGRIGRLMFRAGIDNPEIEFCCINDLVPPDNIAYLLKYDSTHGRFSGTVEAKEDGIVVNDKFIPCVSIKNPEELPWKQYGVDYVVESTGLFTTYEGASKHLKAGAKRVIISAPSKDPDKIRTLLVGVNHQTYDPAKDTIVSNASCTTNCLAPIAKVIHDNFGLAEGLMTTVHAMTATQPTVDGPSKKDWRGGRGAAQNIIPASTGAAKAVTLVLPELKGKLTGMAFRVPTPDVSVVDLTFRTEKATSYQEICAAMKAAAEGEMKGILGYTEDEVVSSDFTGDYHSSIFDAKAGIELNSNFFKVIAWYDNEWGYSMRMLDLILYMAAKDASMVATV, encoded by the coding sequence ATGACAGTCAAAATTGGGATTAACGGGTTCGGTCGTATCGGAAGACTCATGTTTCGCGCGGGAATCGATAACCCAGAAATTGAATTTTGTTGCATCAACGATCTCGTCCCGCCAGACAATATTGCCTATTTGTTAAAATACGACTCCACCCACGGTCGTTTTTCGGGTACCGTAGAAGCAAAAGAGGACGGAATCGTCGTCAATGACAAATTTATTCCTTGCGTCTCCATCAAAAACCCTGAAGAACTGCCTTGGAAGCAATACGGAGTTGATTACGTCGTTGAGTCCACTGGCTTATTTACCACCTACGAAGGAGCTTCCAAACACCTGAAGGCAGGAGCTAAGCGAGTCATCATTTCCGCTCCCTCAAAAGACCCCGATAAAATCCGCACCCTATTAGTGGGAGTCAATCATCAGACCTACGACCCCGCTAAAGATACCATCGTATCCAATGCTAGCTGTACGACTAACTGTCTCGCGCCTATCGCCAAAGTCATCCACGACAACTTTGGTTTAGCGGAAGGACTGATGACAACGGTTCACGCCATGACTGCCACTCAGCCAACCGTCGATGGTCCCTCCAAAAAAGATTGGCGCGGCGGACGGGGAGCGGCGCAAAACATTATCCCCGCTTCTACTGGTGCTGCTAAGGCAGTGACCTTAGTCTTGCCAGAGTTGAAAGGCAAGCTTACGGGAATGGCATTCCGAGTTCCTACTCCAGATGTATCGGTGGTCGATTTGACCTTCCGTACCGAAAAAGCCACTTCTTACCAAGAAATCTGCGCGGCGATGAAAGCAGCAGCGGAAGGCGAAATGAAAGGTATTCTGGGTTATACCGAAGATGAAGTCGTCTCCAGCGACTTTACTGGCGACTACCATTCGAGTATCTTTGATGCTAAAGCCGGAATCGAACTGAACTCGAACTTTTTCAAAGTCATCGCTTGGTACGACAACGAGTGGGGTTACTCAATGCGCATGCTCGACTTGATCCTCTATATGGCAGCTAAGGACGCATCGATGGTTGCGACAGTTTAA
- a CDS encoding geranylgeranyl reductase family protein, whose translation MFDCIVVGAGPAGATAAYHLAKLGRSVLVLEKVALPRYKPCGGGVSPAIAKWFDFDFTPVINNTITKVQYTWKMGDPMETELNMKEPMWMVKRDEFDNYLIEQVQQKGARVKDNTEVKAISPNSQSWQVNTSDGIYEASYLIAADGGRSLLTQLLGLKPRQEFLGATLEVKTAVPADKQHTAYFDFGTLKNGYIWNFPKADGYSLSAGCMRGKTKPDELKKHLTDYAKAFGIDLANSRYSDYSLSLWTENQPLHANRAVIAGEAAGILDPLSGEGIRPSIFTGMKAAEAIDRAIAGDGQALANYTQVIAQEWGSDMVLAHRLAGLFYQFPKIAYKFGVKRPTAAQVMAKILCGELRYGDITEYAMQRLKKSLIPGMGN comes from the coding sequence ATGTTTGATTGTATTGTTGTCGGCGCTGGTCCTGCGGGAGCAACTGCCGCTTATCATCTAGCTAAACTAGGACGCTCGGTTTTAGTATTAGAAAAAGTCGCTTTACCGCGTTATAAACCCTGTGGTGGAGGAGTTTCACCCGCGATCGCCAAGTGGTTTGACTTTGATTTTACCCCCGTTATTAACAACACCATCACCAAGGTGCAATATACCTGGAAAATGGGCGATCCCATGGAAACCGAATTAAACATGAAAGAACCCATGTGGATGGTGAAACGCGATGAGTTCGACAATTATTTGATCGAGCAAGTCCAACAAAAAGGCGCACGGGTAAAAGATAATACGGAAGTTAAGGCAATCTCCCCTAACAGCCAAAGCTGGCAAGTTAATACATCTGACGGAATCTATGAAGCTTCCTATCTGATCGCCGCTGATGGGGGTAGGAGTTTGCTAACCCAGTTGTTGGGGTTGAAGCCGCGTCAAGAATTTCTCGGCGCCACGCTGGAAGTCAAAACTGCCGTACCCGCCGACAAGCAACATACCGCCTACTTTGACTTTGGGACGCTCAAGAATGGCTACATCTGGAACTTTCCCAAAGCCGATGGATATTCTCTGAGTGCAGGCTGCATGCGCGGTAAAACCAAACCCGATGAATTGAAAAAGCATCTTACTGACTATGCTAAAGCGTTTGGAATCGACCTAGCGAATAGTCGCTATAGCGATTATTCCCTGAGTTTGTGGACGGAAAACCAACCCTTACACGCCAATCGCGCCGTTATTGCAGGCGAGGCAGCAGGAATTCTCGATCCCTTGAGTGGCGAGGGAATTCGCCCTTCTATTTTTACAGGCATGAAAGCGGCAGAAGCGATCGATCGCGCGATCGCAGGCGACGGACAAGCTTTGGCAAACTATACCCAAGTCATCGCTCAGGAATGGGGTTCTGATATGGTTTTGGCTCACCGCTTGGCTGGATTATTCTATCAGTTTCCCAAAATTGCCTACAAATTCGGTGTCAAGCGACCTACCGCAGCACAAGTCATGGCTAAAATTCTCTGTGGAGAGTTGCGTTATGGCGATATTACCGAGTATGCAATGCAGCGATTGAAAAAGAGTTTGATTCCGGGAATGGGAAATTAG
- the rsmH gene encoding 16S rRNA (cytosine(1402)-N(4))-methyltransferase RsmH, giving the protein MSTITNTSEKNASAFVHIPVLSRELIARLKINPGGHYLDATIGGGGHSRLILETFPDVKVTGIDRDERAIAAAKANLAEYGAERLTFWQGNFADYQPENARYDGIIADLGVSSAQLDIPDRGFSFRHQAPLDMRMDRTQSLTAADIINDWDEEELAKIFYEYGEERLSRRIAKQIVRQRPFQTTTELAEAIARCVPPKYRYGRIHPATRVFQALRIAVNQELESLERFLDKAPHWLKIGGRIGIISFHSLEDRIVKHRLRDSPLLEVLTKKPITPQPDEEAQNPRSRSAKLRLAQRKET; this is encoded by the coding sequence ATGAGCACGATTACCAATACATCAGAGAAAAACGCATCCGCTTTCGTTCATATTCCTGTTCTAAGTCGGGAATTAATCGCTCGATTAAAGATTAATCCAGGCGGGCATTACCTCGATGCCACAATTGGAGGAGGAGGACATAGCCGCTTAATTCTAGAAACTTTTCCAGATGTGAAGGTAACGGGCATCGATCGCGACGAACGAGCAATCGCAGCGGCAAAGGCAAATTTAGCAGAATATGGCGCGGAGCGTTTGACATTTTGGCAGGGAAACTTTGCTGACTATCAACCGGAGAACGCAAGGTATGATGGGATTATAGCTGATTTAGGGGTCAGTTCGGCTCAATTAGATATTCCCGATCGCGGTTTTAGTTTTCGCCACCAAGCCCCTCTAGATATGCGCATGGATCGCACTCAGTCCCTGACTGCCGCAGACATTATCAATGATTGGGACGAGGAGGAGTTAGCCAAGATTTTCTACGAATACGGAGAAGAAAGACTGTCGCGGCGCATTGCCAAACAGATCGTTCGCCAGCGTCCTTTTCAAACTACAACAGAACTAGCCGAGGCGATCGCTCGTTGCGTTCCTCCAAAATATCGCTATGGCAGAATTCACCCCGCCACCCGCGTTTTTCAAGCTCTTCGCATTGCCGTCAATCAGGAACTGGAATCTTTAGAACGCTTTCTCGACAAAGCGCCTCATTGGCTGAAAATAGGCGGCAGAATTGGTATTATTAGTTTTCATAGTCTAGAAGATCGCATCGTCAAACATCGTCTGCGCGACTCACCTTTATTAGAAGTCCTTACCAAGAAGCCTATTACTCCTCAACCCGACGAAGAAGCGCAAAATCCTCGTTCTCGCTCAGCAAAATTGCGATTGGCTCAACGTAAAGAAACCTGA
- a CDS encoding DUF4168 domain-containing protein, whose amino-acid sequence MAAMSILCGVIPEFSWHSARIIFSSYARTQEFSEEQIMKYARAVLEIETRRQQAYQKIQQIIGQSPPDIICDRPNTFRNLPREAQRVAVDYCTSSKTIVEKSGLTVAEFNAITLRVRSDRELERRIQNAMIRIRQRK is encoded by the coding sequence ATGGCAGCAATGAGCATTCTTTGCGGCGTTATCCCTGAATTTTCCTGGCATTCCGCCAGGATTATTTTCAGTTCCTATGCGCGAACTCAAGAGTTTAGTGAAGAACAAATAATGAAATATGCTAGGGCAGTTTTAGAAATAGAAACCCGTCGCCAACAAGCTTACCAAAAAATTCAACAAATTATCGGTCAGTCGCCCCCAGATATTATTTGCGATCGACCCAACACTTTCAGAAATCTCCCTAGAGAAGCTCAAAGAGTTGCTGTAGACTACTGCACGAGTTCTAAAACAATTGTTGAAAAGAGCGGTTTAACTGTTGCTGAGTTTAATGCTATTACATTAAGGGTACGATCCGATCGCGAATTAGAAAGACGCATTCAAAATGC